A stretch of Castanea sativa cultivar Marrone di Chiusa Pesio chromosome 2, ASM4071231v1 DNA encodes these proteins:
- the LOC142625484 gene encoding uncharacterized protein LOC142625484 — MKGQVLADFIAEFSPRSTDITCRVEVKPWKVFVDGASNVARIVVITPEDLKLQHSFRLSFRASNNEAEYEALLAGLRVVTDLGVKEVEVYSDSLLVVSQVQGNFEAKDPQMIEYLRLVKQMMSNFMTVKIERIARGQNRHADSLVTLASSIADEVPRLIRVELVPEPSITGH; from the coding sequence ATGAAGGGACAAGTACTTGCAGACTTTATTGCCGAGTTCTCGCCAAGAAGTACGGACATAACCTGCCGAGTAGAGGTCAAGCCATGGAAGGTATTTGTGGATGGCGCGTCCAATGTGGCTAGGATCGTGGTCATCACCCCGGAAGATCTAAAGCTACAACACTCATTCAGATTAAGTTTCAGGGcttctaataatgaggccgaatatgaGGCTCTGCTGGCTGGACTAAGGGTTGTCACGGATCTGGGGGTAAAGGAGGTGGAAGTGTACTCGGATTCCCTCTTAGTAGTAAGTCAGGTCCAAGGGAACTTCGAGGCCAAAGATCCCCAGATGATAGAATATTTACGGCTAGTAAAGCAGATGATGAGTAACTTTATGACAGTCAAGATCGAGCGGATAGCCCGGGGACAGAATCGGCACGCCGATTCTTTGGTAACTCTGGCATCATCAATAGCTGACGAGGTACCTCGGCTAATCAGGGTGGAGTTGGTGCCTGAACCAAGTATTACAGGTCATTGA